From the Theobroma cacao cultivar B97-61/B2 chromosome 2, Criollo_cocoa_genome_V2, whole genome shotgun sequence genome, one window contains:
- the LOC18610327 gene encoding probable WRKY transcription factor 3, giving the protein MAESQEQQHQPSKTVASQRPTITPPPRPFTEALFNGGSGMMGFSPGPMTLVSNFFSDTDEFKSFSQLLAGAMASPAAAAAAQRPNFPAPPPTTTTEEQGDVSGAGGAGDTGLRFRQNKPAGLVIAQPPPMFTVPPGLSPASLLESPGFSVFSPGAQGPFGMTHQQALAQVTAQAAQAQMQADYSSAPAASLAQVSSFTASTTTNQQIPTSLPDSSVTRKEPSRVSHSDPRSQPASFIVDKPADDGYNWRKYGQKQVKGSEFPRSYYKCTHPGCPVKKKVERSLDGQVTEIIYKGQHNHQPPQSNKRAKDSGSLNGNPNNQGNSESASQHQGGNLNILKEGTSAYSMSKKDHESSQATAEHLSGTSDSEEAGDNETVADEKDEDEPDPKRRSTEYRVSEPASSHRTVTEPRIIVQTTSEVDLLDDGYRWRKYGQKVVKGNPYPRSYYKCTTPGCNVRKHVERASTDPKAVITTYEGKHNHDVPAAKTSSHNTANSNASQVRTQTVTNSADFGNNSQQRVAHLRLKEEQIT; this is encoded by the exons ATGGCTGAGAGCCAAGAGCAGCAGCACCAGCCATCCAAAACGGTTGCGTCTCAAAGACCCACCATTACTCCTCCACCACGGCCTTTCACGGAGGCGCTATTCAACGGTGGGTCAGGCATGATGGGATTTAGCCCAGGACCCATGACCCTTGTTTCCAACTTCTTCTCCGACACCGACGAGTTTAAATCCTTCTCTCAGCTACTTGCTGGTGCCATGGCCTCGCCGGCCGCTGCAGCAGCTGCCCAGAGACCGAACTTTCCTGCTCCTCCTCCTACTACTACCACGGAAGAGCAGGGTGACGTTAGCGGTGCTGGAGGTGCTGGTGACACGGGGTTGCGGTTTAGGCAGAATAAACCGGCCGGTTTGGTGATAGCTCAACCGCCGCCTATGTTTACTGTGCCGCCAGGGTTGAGCCCTGCGAGCTTGTTGGAGTCTCCTGGGTTCAGTGTGTTCTCTCCTGGTGCCCAG GGTCCTTTTGGGATGACACACCAGCAGGCCCTAGCACAGGTCACAGCTCAGGCTGCACAAGCCCAAATGCAGGCTGACTATTCGTCAGCACCAGCAGCATCTTTGGCTCAGGTTTCATCATTTACTGCCAGTACAACCACAAACCAGCAGATCCCAACATCATTGCCAGACTCTAGTGTTACCAGGAAGGAACCTTCCAGAGTATCTCACTCTGATCCAAGATCCCAACCTGCTTCATTTATTGTTGATAAGCCAGCTGATGATGGCTACAACTGGCGAAAGTATGGGCAGAAGCAGGTAAAGGGCAGTGAATTTCCTAGAAGTTATTATAAGTGCACGCATCCAGGTTGTCCAGTCAAGAAGAAGGTTGAGAGATCACTAGATGGCCAAGTAACTGAAATTATCTACAAAGGGCAACACAACCATCAACCTCCTCAGTCAAATAAGCGTGCAAAGGATAGCGGAAGCTTAAATGGAAATCCAAATAATCAGGGAAATTCTGAATCAGCTTCCCAACATCAGGGTGGCAACTTGAACATATTGAAAGAAGGGACATCTGCTTATTCAATGTCTAAGAAGGACCATGAATCTAGCCAAGCTACAGCTGAACATCTTTCTGGGACCAGTGATAGTGAGGAAGCAGGTGACAATGAAACTGTTGCAGATGaaaaagatgaagatgaaCCTGACCCCAAAAGAAG AAGTACAGAATATAGGGTCTCAGAGCCAGCTTCTTCACATAGGACTGTCACAGAACCTAGAATTATTGTGCAGACAACAAGTGAAGTTGATCTATTGGATGATGGCTATAGGTGGCGCAAGTACGGACAGAAAGTTGTCAAAGGCAATCCTTACCCAAG AAGCTACTATAAATGTACAACCCCAGGATGCAACGTCCGTAAGCATGTTGAGAGGGCTTCAACAGATCCCAAGGCTGTTATAACAACATATGAGGGAAAACATAATCATGACGTACCAGCTGCCAAAACTAGCAGCCATAACACAGCCAATAGTAATGCATCACAAGTAAGAACACAAACTGTAACTAACAGTGCAGATTTTGGGAACAATAGTCAGCAGCGTGTAGCACATTTACGGCTAAAAGAAGAGCAGATAACATAA
- the LOC18610328 gene encoding uncharacterized protein LOC18610328 isoform X1, whose product MGSCISVHSENTRSKPDKRHFGRSRKRHGKIAASIRDGPMKRLSDAGSRMRDFAVSEYVHLDFEKGATTTCKRSEMSNKTFHLTQLQWNHSQIDANGRCQEEVWFDSVSIIESESDDDSGSVYGDAFSSVGNAIGNISNAQLLQYESASCFVDNVSKYEGFYESYSIKGLKDGTVDLGEKTQESIKKSTVIMLSVKRKSFEGDEITEFCAAERYLYRPRAGLLIPCSVEKPTPGSWSEISPSLFMLRGENYFRDKQKFPAPDCSPYVPIGVDLFACPQKVNHIAQHLELPNVKPHEKVPALLIVNIQVPTYPATMFLGDANGEGLSLVLYFKVSDTFDKDISAHFQDTIKKFVDDEMEKVKGFAKESTVPFRERLKIMANLVNPDDLQLGSTERRLIQAYNDKPVLSRPQHNFYKGPNYFEIDLDLHRFSYISRKGLESFLERMKNGIVNLGLTIQAQKPEELPEQALCCLRLNKIDFVNHGQIPTIVTVKEDSF is encoded by the exons ATGGGTAGCTGCATCTCAGTACATAGTGAAAACACAAGATCTAAACCAGACAAAAGACACTTTGGTAGATCACGCAAGCGCCATGGAAAGATCGCTGCTTCCATTCGTGATGGGCCTATGAAAAGGCTGAGTGATGCTGGGAGTCGTATGAGAGATTTTGCTGTTAGTGAATATGTTCATCTTGATTTTGAGAAGGGTGCTACAACCACCTGCAAGCGCTCTGAGATGTCTAATAAGACATTTCATCTAACCCAGCTACAATGGAACCACAGTCAAATTGATGCCAATG GAAGATGCCAAGAGGAAGTATGGTTTGATTCTGTTAGCATTATAGAGTCTGAGTCAGATGATGATTCTGGTAGTGTGTATGGAG ATGCATTTTCTTCAGTAGGTAATGCAATTGGGAATATTTCAAATGCGCAATTGCTTCAGTATGAAAGTGCATCATGCTTTGTAGATAATGTGTCTAAGTAtgaaggattttatgaaaGTTACAGCATTAAGGGCCTGAAAGATGGCACAGTTGATTTGGGAGAGAAAACCCAGGAGAGCATAAAAAAATCGACAGTTATCATGCTTTCTGTGAAGAGGAAATCGTTTGAAGGGGATGAAATTACAGAATTTT GTGCAGCTGAGAGGTACTTGTACCGTCCCAGAGCAGGACTTCTAATTCCTTGCTCAGTAGAGAAACCAACTCCAGGAAGCTGGTCAGAGATTTCTCCTTCACTTTTTATGCTCCGTGGCGAGAATTACTTTAG AGATAAACAGAAGTTCCCTGCTCCAGACTGTAGCCCATATGTACCAATCGGGGTTGATTTATTTGCCTGCCCGCAAAAAGTGAACCACATTGCTCAGCACCTTGAACTGCCAAATGTAAAACCACACGAAAAAGTACCTGCTCTTCTGATTGTTAATATACag GTGCCTACTTATCCCGCCACCATGTTTCTTGGTGATGCCAATGGGGAAGGCTTGAGCCTTGTCTTATATTTTAAGGTGTCAGATACTTTTGACAAAGATATATCCGCTCACTTCCAGGACACCATAAAG AAATTTGTTGACGATGAAATGGAAAAGGTTAAAGGGTTTGCAAAAGAGTCCACCGTTCCTTTCAGAGAGAGGCTAAAAATCATGGCTAATTTAGTTAACCCAGACGACCTCCAGCTAGGTTCTACCGAAAGGAGGCTTATTCAAGCTTACAACGACAAGCCAGTGCTTTCACGGCCTCAACACAACTTCTATAAG GGGCCCAATTACTTTGAGATTGACCTGGATTTACACCGGTTTAGCTACATATCTAGGAAAGGACTTGAATCATTCCTAGAACGCATGAAGAATGGAATAGTTAATCTGGGTTTGACTATTCAG GCACAAAAACCAGAGGAACTGCCAGAGCAAGCCTTGTGTTGTTTGCGCTTGAACAAGATTGATTTTGTAAATCACGGCCAAATCCCTACCATTGTAACAGTCAAAGAGGATTCATTTTGA
- the LOC18610328 gene encoding uncharacterized protein LOC18610328 isoform X2, giving the protein MGSCISVHSENTRSKPDKRHFGRSRKRHGKIAASIRDGPMKRLSDAGSRMRDFAVSEYVHLDFEKGATTTCKRSEMSNKTFHLTQLQWNHSQIDANGRCQEEVWFDSVSIIESESDDDSGSVYGGAAERYLYRPRAGLLIPCSVEKPTPGSWSEISPSLFMLRGENYFRDKQKFPAPDCSPYVPIGVDLFACPQKVNHIAQHLELPNVKPHEKVPALLIVNIQVPTYPATMFLGDANGEGLSLVLYFKVSDTFDKDISAHFQDTIKKFVDDEMEKVKGFAKESTVPFRERLKIMANLVNPDDLQLGSTERRLIQAYNDKPVLSRPQHNFYKGPNYFEIDLDLHRFSYISRKGLESFLERMKNGIVNLGLTIQAQKPEELPEQALCCLRLNKIDFVNHGQIPTIVTVKEDSF; this is encoded by the exons ATGGGTAGCTGCATCTCAGTACATAGTGAAAACACAAGATCTAAACCAGACAAAAGACACTTTGGTAGATCACGCAAGCGCCATGGAAAGATCGCTGCTTCCATTCGTGATGGGCCTATGAAAAGGCTGAGTGATGCTGGGAGTCGTATGAGAGATTTTGCTGTTAGTGAATATGTTCATCTTGATTTTGAGAAGGGTGCTACAACCACCTGCAAGCGCTCTGAGATGTCTAATAAGACATTTCATCTAACCCAGCTACAATGGAACCACAGTCAAATTGATGCCAATG GAAGATGCCAAGAGGAAGTATGGTTTGATTCTGTTAGCATTATAGAGTCTGAGTCAGATGATGATTCTGGTAGTGTGTATGGAG GTGCAGCTGAGAGGTACTTGTACCGTCCCAGAGCAGGACTTCTAATTCCTTGCTCAGTAGAGAAACCAACTCCAGGAAGCTGGTCAGAGATTTCTCCTTCACTTTTTATGCTCCGTGGCGAGAATTACTTTAG AGATAAACAGAAGTTCCCTGCTCCAGACTGTAGCCCATATGTACCAATCGGGGTTGATTTATTTGCCTGCCCGCAAAAAGTGAACCACATTGCTCAGCACCTTGAACTGCCAAATGTAAAACCACACGAAAAAGTACCTGCTCTTCTGATTGTTAATATACag GTGCCTACTTATCCCGCCACCATGTTTCTTGGTGATGCCAATGGGGAAGGCTTGAGCCTTGTCTTATATTTTAAGGTGTCAGATACTTTTGACAAAGATATATCCGCTCACTTCCAGGACACCATAAAG AAATTTGTTGACGATGAAATGGAAAAGGTTAAAGGGTTTGCAAAAGAGTCCACCGTTCCTTTCAGAGAGAGGCTAAAAATCATGGCTAATTTAGTTAACCCAGACGACCTCCAGCTAGGTTCTACCGAAAGGAGGCTTATTCAAGCTTACAACGACAAGCCAGTGCTTTCACGGCCTCAACACAACTTCTATAAG GGGCCCAATTACTTTGAGATTGACCTGGATTTACACCGGTTTAGCTACATATCTAGGAAAGGACTTGAATCATTCCTAGAACGCATGAAGAATGGAATAGTTAATCTGGGTTTGACTATTCAG GCACAAAAACCAGAGGAACTGCCAGAGCAAGCCTTGTGTTGTTTGCGCTTGAACAAGATTGATTTTGTAAATCACGGCCAAATCCCTACCATTGTAACAGTCAAAGAGGATTCATTTTGA
- the LOC18610329 gene encoding probable protein S-acyltransferase 22 — protein MRKHGWQLPYHPLQVVAVAVFLALGFAFYVFFAPFVGKKMFQYIVMGIYTPLIMCCFGLYIWCAAADPADPGVFKSKKYLKIPNNGKYSGAKDSKLGGDSTASMHDHNTTSAGGKPLDKDAAGTDETVKDKGVEIEGNKASSEQSSCLLWIFSPCAFICKCSSSNEESSEQHMSEDGMFYCSLCEVEVFKYSKHCRVCDKCVDRFDHHCRWLNNCIGKRNYRQFFTLMVSALLLLILQWSTGILVLICCFIERKQFSVDISSKLGSSFSLVPFVIVVALCTILAMIATLPLAQLFFFHILLIKKGISTYDYIIALREQEQEQQGVGGQQSPQMSPASSLTGLSSASSFSTFHRGAWCTPPRLFLEDQFDVVPPDTGSVSSFGKKMVGEEPFKKKNPGAVKISPWTLARLNAEDVSKAAAEARKKSKILRPVVRHEAPFGLEADSSFGSSGRRMFPRPDGNRRRASKRVRLPADLPLDPLMNISAKAAEKGLNDTSSSLAPLQMEARSAFQTSRAMSSSVGIVASSPESSLDSPDIHPFRVSSSGAEESRRLTGLPAVNMAALKGFPLSRSTSDGYEASGGEDSDRVPSRIVQRSTNWSNVLFGSEQDETVVKLKAPSSSSQANIRML, from the exons ATGAGGAAGCACGGATGGCAGCTTCCTTATCATCCACTCcag GTGGTGGCTGTTGCTGTGTTCTTGGCACTTGGATTTGCTTTCTATGTGTTCTTTGCTCCTTTTGTTGGGAAGAAGATGTTTCAATATATTGTGATGGGAATCTATACTCCACTT ATTATGTGTTGTTTTGGCCTATATATTTGGTGTGCCGCGGCGGATCCTGCAGACCCTGGAGTTTTTAAATCTAAAAAGTATCTCAAAATTCCCAATAATGGAAAGTATTCTGGAGCTAAGGACTCTAAATTAGGTGGGGATTCAACTGCATCCATGCATGATCATAATACTACTTCTGCTGGAGGAAAACCTCTGGATAAGGATGCAGCAGGTACAGATGAAACCGTGAAAGACAAAGGTGTTGAAATTGAGGGAAACAAGGCTTCATCAGAGCAATCATCTTGTTTGCTATGGATTTTCTCTCCTTGTGCTTTTATCTGCAAATGCTCTAGCTCAAATGAAGAATCTTCTGAGCAACATATGAGTGAAGATGGCATGTTCTATTGCAGTTTGTGTGAAGTTGAG GTCTTCAAATATAGCAAGCACTGCAGAGTCTGTGACAAATGTGTTGACCGTTTCGATCATCACTGCAGG TGGCTGAACAACTGCATAGGAAAAAGGAACTACCGACAATTTTTCACTCTCATGGTTTCTGCTCTTCTATTG CTTATTTTACAATGGTCGACTGGAATCCTTGTACTTATCTGCTGTTTCATTGAGCGGAAGCAGTTTTCTGTGGATATCTCATCAAAGTTAGGAAGCAGTTTCTCTTTGGTTCCATTTGTTATTGTGGTT GCATTGTGCACCATTTTGGCCATGATCGCAACATTACCTCTTGCacagcttttcttctttcacaTTCTACTTATAAAGAAG GGAATCAGCACATATGATTACATTATAGCCTTACGGGAGCAGGAGCAAGAGCAACAAGGAGTTGGTGGTCAGCAGAGTCCGCAAATGTCACCTGCCAGCTCACTTACTGGATTAAGTAGTGCTAGCTCCTTTTCTACTTTTCACAGGGGTGCATGGTGTACACCCCCGCGCCTCTTCCTTGAAGATCAG TTTGATGTTGTTCCTCCCGATACTGGATCTGTGAGTTCATTTGGGAAAAAGATGGTAGGGGAAGAACCATTTAAGAAGAAGAACCCAGGAGCAGTTAAGATCAGTCCATGGACGTTGGCACGGTTAAATGCAGAAGATGTTTCAAAAGCCGCAGCTGAAGCAAGGAAAAAGTCCAAAATCCTGCGGCCTGTGGTGAGACATGAAGCCCCTTTTGGGCTAGAGGCAGACAGCAGCTTTGGCAGCAGTGGCCGGCGAATGTTCCCAAGGCCTGATGGCAACAGAAGACGAGCATCTAAGCGGGTGCGTCTTCCAGCTGACCTACCCCTGGACCCCTTAATGAACATTTCTGCTAAAGCTGCTGAAAAAGGTTTGAATGACACATCAAGTAGTTTGGCACCTCTTCAAATGGAAGCACGAAGTGCTTTCCAAACAAGCCGAGCAATGTCAAGCTCCGTTGGGATTGTTGCATCTTCACCTGAGAGCAGTTTGGACTCACCTGATATTCATCCATTTCGGGTCTCCTCATCAGGAGCTGAAGAATCAAGACGGCTAACAGGTTTACCTGCTGTCAATATGGCTGCTCTGAAGGGATTTCCATTGTCAAGGTCTACTAGTGATGGGTATGAAGCGTCTGGTGGGGAAGATAGTGATCGAGTTCCTTCCAGGATTGTCCAGAGATCAACAAACTGGAGCAATGTTCTCTTTGGTTCTGAACAGGATGAGACGGTCGTTAAACTAAAAGCACCATCTTCATCCAGCCAGGCTAATATTAGAATGCTATGA